Proteins from a single region of Amycolatopsis sp. CA-230715:
- a CDS encoding bacterial proteasome activator family protein has product MEHMSEPISSNSDTAGNGDDEQSHHVVVVGPDGSPVGTARLTQGADGEIEHTESVGDLVEEPAKVMRIGTMIKQLLEEVRAAPLDDASRNRLREIHQTSIKELEQALAPELQDELERLVHPFTEDQTPSDAELRIAQAQLVGWLEGLFHGIQTALFAQQMAARVQLEQMRRGLPPGSSATHEGPTPGISGTGQYL; this is encoded by the coding sequence ATGGAGCACATGAGCGAGCCGATTTCCTCGAATTCAGACACAGCCGGTAACGGCGACGACGAACAGTCACACCACGTGGTGGTCGTCGGCCCGGACGGCTCCCCGGTCGGCACCGCGCGCCTCACGCAGGGGGCCGACGGCGAGATCGAACACACCGAGTCCGTCGGCGATCTCGTCGAAGAGCCCGCGAAGGTGATGCGGATCGGGACGATGATCAAGCAGCTGCTGGAGGAGGTCCGCGCCGCACCGCTCGACGACGCGAGCCGCAACCGGCTGCGCGAGATCCACCAGACCTCGATCAAGGAGCTGGAGCAGGCGCTCGCGCCCGAGCTGCAGGACGAGCTCGAGCGGCTGGTGCACCCGTTCACCGAGGACCAGACGCCGTCGGACGCGGAGCTGCGGATCGCGCAGGCTCAGCTCGTCGGCTGGCTGGAGGGCCTGTTCCACGGCATCCAGACGGCGCTGTTCGCGCAGCAGATGGCGGCGAGGGTGCAGCTGGAGCAGATGCGGCGCGGCCTGCCGCCCGGCAGCTCGGCGACCCACGAGGGCCCGACACCGGGCATCAGCGGCACCGGCCAGTACCTCTGA
- the ypfJ gene encoding KPN_02809 family neutral zinc metallopeptidase, with protein sequence MRFDDDAGLDTSEVQDLRGGGGGGGIGGRVALGGGGLGIVGIVIYFLFSQFGGGLGGGSNVAGTSGLSGVGAGKQVDNGSLSQECRTGADANRKHDCAIVATINSIQDYWGAQLQRSGTTYRKAPTNFFNGGVRTGCGNASSDVGPFYCPADSEVYIDLAFFDELRTRFGAQGGPFAEAYVLAHEYGHHVQNLLGTSSRVGKGSGATSGSVRLELQADCYAGVWANHATTTPTESGKPLISDITDDDLKRALDTASRIGDDYIQTKLGGGRVDRSKFTHGTSKQREKWFTTGYSTGDPARCDTFGARDLG encoded by the coding sequence GTGAGATTCGACGATGACGCAGGCCTCGACACCTCCGAAGTCCAGGACCTGCGCGGCGGTGGCGGTGGCGGCGGGATCGGCGGCAGGGTCGCGCTCGGCGGCGGCGGCCTCGGGATCGTCGGGATCGTGATCTACTTCCTGTTCTCCCAGTTCGGCGGCGGCCTCGGCGGCGGTTCGAACGTGGCGGGCACCAGTGGCCTCAGCGGCGTCGGCGCGGGCAAGCAGGTCGACAACGGCTCGCTCTCGCAGGAGTGCCGGACCGGCGCGGACGCTAACCGCAAGCACGACTGCGCGATCGTCGCGACGATCAATTCGATCCAAGACTACTGGGGCGCGCAGCTCCAGCGTTCCGGCACCACCTACCGCAAGGCGCCGACGAACTTCTTCAACGGCGGCGTGCGCACCGGTTGCGGCAACGCCTCTTCCGACGTCGGGCCGTTCTACTGCCCCGCCGATTCCGAGGTCTACATCGACCTGGCGTTCTTCGACGAGCTGCGCACGCGGTTCGGCGCGCAGGGCGGCCCCTTCGCCGAGGCCTACGTGCTCGCGCACGAGTACGGGCACCACGTGCAGAACCTGCTGGGCACGTCCTCGCGGGTCGGCAAGGGCAGCGGCGCCACGTCCGGTTCGGTGCGGCTGGAACTGCAGGCGGACTGCTACGCCGGGGTGTGGGCGAACCACGCCACCACGACCCCGACGGAAAGCGGGAAACCGCTCATCTCCGACATCACCGACGACGACCTCAAGCGGGCGCTGGACACCGCGTCCCGGATCGGCGACGACTACATCCAGACCAAGCTCGGCGGCGGCAGGGTCGACCGGTCGAAGTTCACACACGGCACCTCGAAGCAGCGGGAAAAGTGGTTCACCACCGGCTATTCCACGGGTGATCCCGCGCGCTGCGACACCTTCGGCGCGCGCGACCTGGGTTGA
- a CDS encoding cysteine desulfurase-like protein — translation MAFDVARIRGLFPALGDGWIHFDGAAGMLVPEQVASAVSTAMRAPVSGPGGAFPASQRAETIVTAARRAVADLAGADPAGVVLGPSASVLLRRLGDALSERWTLGDEVVVSRLDEQANLAPWKRATKRAGAVLRWSEIDIETCELPAWQYENLVSARTKAVAITAASGSVGTRPDVPTIVEFAKRVGALVVVDGTYAAPFVPLDIAEIGADVMVLSAQSWGGPSIGALVFRDPELLERLPSVSLDPGARGPARMELGPHAYPLLAGVVASVDYLAGLDDAATGSRRDRLVTSLGSAKSYHAGLLAQLSTELRSLRHVMVIGDAMRRIPALAFTIADKKAPEVADYLASQGLCAFADDGSSGVFASLGVGEVGGAVRIGLAHYSNVFEINQLIRVLEELR, via the coding sequence ATGGCGTTCGACGTCGCTCGAATTCGTGGGTTGTTCCCCGCGCTGGGTGACGGCTGGATTCACTTCGACGGCGCTGCCGGAATGCTGGTACCTGAACAGGTCGCCTCGGCCGTGTCGACGGCGATGCGCGCACCGGTTTCCGGACCGGGGGGCGCTTTTCCGGCCTCCCAGCGCGCGGAAACGATCGTGACCGCCGCGCGGCGCGCGGTGGCGGACCTGGCCGGGGCCGACCCGGCCGGTGTCGTGCTGGGCCCCAGCGCTTCGGTGCTGCTGCGCCGCCTCGGCGACGCGCTGTCGGAGCGGTGGACGCTCGGTGACGAGGTCGTGGTGTCCCGGCTCGACGAGCAGGCGAACCTCGCCCCGTGGAAGCGCGCCACGAAGCGGGCCGGTGCCGTGCTCCGGTGGAGCGAGATCGACATCGAGACCTGCGAGCTGCCCGCGTGGCAGTACGAGAACCTCGTGTCGGCGCGCACCAAGGCCGTCGCGATCACCGCGGCCTCCGGCTCGGTCGGCACCAGGCCGGACGTCCCGACGATCGTCGAGTTCGCCAAACGGGTCGGCGCGCTGGTGGTCGTCGACGGGACCTACGCGGCGCCGTTCGTGCCGCTCGACATCGCCGAGATCGGCGCCGACGTGATGGTGCTGTCCGCGCAGTCGTGGGGCGGCCCGTCGATCGGCGCGCTCGTGTTCCGCGACCCCGAACTGCTGGAGCGGCTGCCGTCGGTCTCGCTCGACCCCGGCGCGCGCGGACCCGCGCGGATGGAGCTCGGGCCGCACGCCTACCCGCTGCTCGCCGGTGTCGTCGCCTCGGTCGACTACCTCGCCGGACTCGACGACGCCGCCACCGGCTCGCGCCGCGACCGCCTCGTCACCTCGCTCGGCTCCGCGAAGTCCTACCACGCGGGCCTGCTCGCGCAGCTGTCCACCGAACTGCGCTCACTGCGGCACGTGATGGTCATCGGCGACGCGATGCGCAGGATCCCCGCGCTCGCGTTCACCATCGCCGACAAGAAGGCGCCCGAGGTCGCCGATTACCTTGCCTCGCAAGGGCTTTGCGCGTTCGCTGACGACGGGTCGAGTGGGGTGTTCGCGTCGTTGGGGGTGGGTGAGGTGGGTGGTGCGGTGCGGATCGGGTTGGCGCATTATTCGAACGTGTTCGAGATCAACCAGTTGATTCGGGTGTTGGAAGAGCTGCGTTAG
- a CDS encoding NAD(P)H-quinone oxidoreductase, whose product MHAITIREFGDPDVLEWTEVPDPVPGEGEVLLDVTASAVNRADLLQRQGNYPPPKGASEILGLECSGTVAELGPGVEGWQVGDEVCALLAGGGYAEKVVVPAVQLLPVPGEVGVLASAGLPEVACTVWSMVVMGAGLTEGEVLLVHGGAGGIGTHAIQVGKALGASVAVTAGSPERLDRCRQLGADLVVNYREQDFVEEVRKEFGGADVILDNMGAKYLGRNIDALRTGGRLAVIGMQGGIKGELNIAALLGKRASVAAAGLRGRPVDDKGRIVADVRERLWPLVENGAVQPIVGQVTPMAEASAAHRALDEGGVFGKVLLAAKS is encoded by the coding sequence ATGCACGCGATCACGATCCGCGAATTCGGCGACCCTGACGTTCTCGAGTGGACCGAGGTCCCCGACCCGGTGCCCGGCGAGGGCGAGGTGCTGCTCGACGTGACGGCGAGCGCGGTCAACCGCGCCGATCTGCTGCAGCGCCAAGGGAACTACCCGCCGCCGAAGGGCGCGAGCGAGATCCTCGGTCTCGAATGCTCCGGCACGGTGGCAGAACTGGGCCCGGGTGTCGAGGGCTGGCAGGTCGGCGACGAGGTGTGCGCGCTGCTCGCGGGCGGCGGGTACGCGGAAAAGGTCGTGGTGCCCGCCGTTCAGCTGCTCCCGGTGCCCGGTGAGGTGGGCGTGCTGGCGTCCGCCGGGCTGCCCGAGGTCGCCTGCACGGTGTGGTCGATGGTGGTGATGGGCGCCGGGCTCACCGAGGGCGAAGTACTGCTGGTGCACGGCGGCGCGGGCGGGATCGGCACGCACGCGATCCAGGTCGGCAAGGCGCTCGGGGCGTCGGTCGCGGTGACCGCGGGCTCGCCGGAGCGGCTCGACCGGTGCCGCCAGCTCGGCGCCGACCTGGTGGTGAACTACCGCGAGCAGGACTTCGTCGAAGAGGTGCGCAAGGAGTTCGGCGGCGCGGACGTGATCCTGGACAACATGGGCGCCAAGTACCTCGGCCGCAACATCGACGCACTCCGGACCGGCGGGCGGCTCGCCGTGATCGGCATGCAGGGCGGCATCAAGGGCGAACTGAACATCGCCGCGTTGCTCGGCAAGCGCGCTTCCGTGGCGGCGGCCGGGCTGCGGGGGCGGCCCGTCGACGACAAGGGCAGGATCGTCGCCGACGTCCGCGAACGGCTCTGGCCGCTGGTGGAAAACGGCGCTGTGCAACCGATCGTGGGCCAGGTGACGCCGATGGCGGAGGCGTCGGCGGCGCACCGCGCGCTGGACGAAGGCGGCGTGTTCGGCAAGGTGCTGCTGGCCGCGAAGTCCTAA
- a CDS encoding MarR family winged helix-turn-helix transcriptional regulator, protein MHAWRSYIVATMRLRQRLHRELAERHDVSLTDYEVLVCVSMQPDYRIRMNELATLLGSTKSKLSHQVGRMEVEGYLRRVKDPEDRRGVVAELSPEGMALLESAAPTHVEGVRAHLIDLLSTGEQAVLGEAFTKVLEHLSATDT, encoded by the coding sequence ATGCACGCGTGGCGTTCGTACATCGTCGCCACGATGAGACTGCGCCAGCGCCTCCACCGGGAACTCGCCGAACGTCACGACGTGTCGCTCACCGACTACGAGGTGCTCGTCTGCGTGTCCATGCAACCGGACTACCGGATCCGGATGAACGAACTGGCCACCCTCCTCGGCTCCACCAAGAGCAAGCTCTCCCACCAGGTCGGCCGGATGGAGGTCGAGGGGTACCTGCGGCGCGTCAAGGACCCCGAGGACCGCCGCGGCGTCGTCGCCGAACTGAGCCCCGAAGGCATGGCACTGCTGGAAAGCGCCGCCCCCACCCACGTCGAAGGCGTTCGCGCGCACCTCATCGACCTGCTCTCCACCGGCGAACAAGCCGTCCTCGGCGAAGCCTTCACGAAGGTCTTGGAACACCTGTCGGCCACCGACACCTGA
- a CDS encoding polysaccharide pyruvyl transferase family protein — MADPDESAEQVTPPRYYLVAPTGLPNYGDELIAAMWLRHLAEVAPDADVWVDTHSPGPAAVLLDGLHPRVRFTDTLWRLCWEAPSEEPWEVASWVQAAVHNPGMAPRWHHGIELLATADVVHLVGGGYANAVWPRHIGLLAGAVAAVKRSGGRAAMTGQGLLPVRDETTALLCALADRFDLVDVRDDPSAELLSVSTGVDDAFLAVRPELYAPADDAPEVMLCLQSDLVEGGAAKLAAMALSTLRSWKVAPERIGVVEGVPRVDRDVYALFEQEIPGARFYPFAEIWDGGLPVSPGQTWLSTRFHLHLAAAAGGAPGVAISVRPDYYAVKHRSLAALGSGWTVHEDLATVPDRPTGSGFDRSAVEDYAAAKRAIANRIYPEPPPAPRRLFPRLGRS, encoded by the coding sequence ATGGCGGATCCGGACGAAAGCGCCGAGCAGGTCACCCCACCGCGCTACTACCTCGTGGCACCCACGGGTTTGCCCAACTACGGCGACGAACTGATCGCGGCGATGTGGCTGCGGCACCTCGCCGAGGTCGCGCCCGACGCCGACGTGTGGGTCGACACGCACTCACCGGGCCCCGCCGCCGTCCTGCTCGACGGGCTGCACCCGCGCGTGCGGTTCACCGACACGTTGTGGCGGCTCTGCTGGGAAGCGCCGTCCGAGGAGCCGTGGGAGGTCGCGTCCTGGGTGCAGGCCGCGGTGCACAACCCCGGCATGGCCCCGCGCTGGCACCACGGCATCGAACTGCTCGCCACCGCCGACGTGGTGCACCTCGTCGGCGGCGGGTACGCCAACGCGGTGTGGCCGCGGCACATCGGGCTACTCGCCGGCGCCGTGGCGGCGGTCAAGCGGTCCGGCGGGCGTGCCGCGATGACCGGGCAAGGCCTGCTGCCGGTGCGCGACGAAACCACCGCGCTGCTGTGCGCGCTGGCGGACCGGTTCGACCTCGTCGACGTCCGCGACGACCCCTCCGCCGAACTGCTCTCCGTCAGCACCGGCGTCGACGACGCGTTCCTCGCCGTGCGGCCCGAGCTGTACGCACCGGCCGACGACGCGCCGGAAGTGATGCTGTGCCTGCAATCCGACCTCGTCGAAGGCGGCGCCGCGAAGCTCGCCGCGATGGCGCTGTCGACGCTGCGGTCGTGGAAGGTCGCCCCGGAGCGGATCGGCGTCGTCGAAGGCGTGCCGCGCGTCGACCGTGACGTGTACGCGTTGTTCGAACAGGAAATCCCGGGCGCCCGGTTCTACCCGTTCGCCGAGATCTGGGACGGCGGGCTGCCGGTCTCGCCCGGCCAGACCTGGCTGTCCACCCGCTTCCACCTGCACCTCGCGGCCGCCGCCGGGGGCGCGCCCGGTGTCGCGATCTCGGTGCGGCCGGACTACTACGCGGTCAAGCACCGCTCGCTGGCCGCGCTCGGCTCCGGGTGGACCGTGCACGAGGACCTGGCCACCGTGCCCGACCGGCCGACCGGCTCCGGTTTCGACCGGTCGGCCGTCGAGGACTACGCCGCCGCGAAGCGGGCCATCGCGAACCGGATCTACCCGGAGCCGCCGCCCGCCCCGCGCCGCCTGTTCCCCCGCCTCGGCCGTTCCTGA